The genome window tacacTGAGGTTTCTATTTCACATCACAATAGGTATATTAATGTGGCTTACACAGATTTTGCTTAAAGTTGACTACCCTGCCATGATTACTCAAGTTCTTACCTTACCGTTTTGTTGGGAATGTGTTAAATATAGTATATACACATTTGCATAAAGAATACATTTTGTATACAGAGTCCTTTGTATATACATTTTCTTAAAGCTTAAAAGTGTTTTAGCAAAATTTTTGATATTGTATAATGTACTTCACAGATGAATTTATCAGCATGTTCAGTGTTGACTTTTGGTGCTCTTGGACGACCACTTTGGACTGAACTTTAAATGTACGGGATATGCATTATCTCCCATCTCTGAAAAATTAATTCAGTTGAagatttttctccctctctttgaGTTATTTAATACGTGATGATTTTTAAGTATTAGACCTGAAAGGGTATTTGCAGAGAGACTCATTTAAAATTACAACTTTTGTGTATGTGGCAGAGTATGGAGCTCCCTGGAGTTTGAGTAATACTCTAATTAGACTGAGAGATGTCAAAAAATTGGTAATTTTTAGAATACTTAATCTCCAGACCAAGTTCCTAATAAATGTCAGTGGTTCTTTAAATAGGCAGTGATTATATTTTTGCtaactaatttttaaattaaactttctACATAGGAATTTGAACACTTTTAGAAGGTTGTTTTACATCACTGTAGTTTAGGGTATTGCCTTGAATTTAGACATGTCAGTTGTGTTGCTGGATTATATGACATCATAAATCCACTTAATGGGCTGTaaaggtctacactacaaaaataaAGCACAGGGGGTAGGAAAGATGGAAGAATTGGGTATCTTGAACTGAAGAGAAAACTGATTATATACCAGTATTAACTATGTTTTCAGAAAGGTTAATTTGGCTTAAAATAAGAGTAGTTCCAAAAACCTttgaaaacataaaacaaaactgAACAGCAATACCAGTTTTATCTGGAATAACGTAAGTTTTTTCACTCTTTGGtcagaaatggaaatatttctatgTGACAATATGtagcgcgcgtgtgtgtgtgtgtgtgtgtgtggttgtatATATGTTCAGAATTGTAGAATTTAaagagtttatttttcatttgagaaAATTTTCCCAGtccatttaaataaacaaaaacttgGTTAAGTAATCTGTATTTGATTCATAAATaactattttatttcattttaagtgTGTTTGAGAGGTGTAGGAGGCGCACTGGGTTAAGATGTGGGCTGAGATCACATTGGGAAATGGATTTTGTCCTCCTTACAAAAACTGATGTACTGTTGGACTTCATTGACAAGATTGGCTCCAAGCAAGATGAGAAACCCAGAAATAGAATGAGAGGGATTAGATTACCTTGATAAACCTGTGTGGGGAAGCTCATAAACCCCCAGGCCACactgggaatgtctacacagcaaagaaaaacccattgTTGGCCCATGCCCgctgacttgggctgcagggctgtttcattatTGTGTAAACTTCTGGGCTCAGggatcctgtgaggtgggagggtcccaaaaCTCGCCCTCCAGCCTGAGTCGACACAGCAATGAAGCAGCCCAAgtcaactggcatgggccagccatgggtttttctttgctctttAGACATATCCAGTGCGTCCTAAACTCTTTCCTTAGTTAAGGAATGTGCTGTTGATTTGCCACAGAATTCCATGTTTCCAGTATTGGCACAATAAAATATAAAAGCGACATGCTTGCCAGTGCACATCCACAAAAAACATAAGGGTACCACAAATCCATTTTTATTAATTGAATAATTTTAATCTTCTGGACAAAACCTCATAGGTTTGATTTGGCTGACCTTCTTCTGATTATTTCCATGTGGTCATACAATATCTGGCATAAAGACAGCTATAAAATAGCTGGAGAGTGGAAAATATCTGTTAAAACCAAAGGTGACGTGTGCATTTTGGGTAGGAATGTGCTTTTCAGTTATACAACTATCGTGCTCTATTTAGCTGCAAGATGTGTCTTGTTACCTTCTTGGGAGTTCACAGGTTATTTGACATTCCCCTGAGCTATAAATTATGGGCATATGCTTACACTAGggtggtttatttaaaaaaaaaaaaaattacaagccaCCTCGAGAGAGAGACTTCTTTGTGCACGAAACCTTTAAATTGTGAGCAGACAGTtgcttgtttcttttgcttttttggactGAGTTGCTTCAGGATCTTATTCTGTGTTTCACCATGAAGACTGTCATCCTTCTTCTAATGATGTTCTGTTGCATGGGAGGGTTGGGACAGAAACAGacacaaaagaaaaggagcaatGGTGAAGAAATCCATTTTCAGACTAAAGTCAAAGATGCTTGCACAATGAATATGAGTGGTAATGGGGAAATGAAACTCAGAATTGAATGCAAAAACCAAGGCAAGTCTTACTGGTGTGAATATACTGGCAAACCATCAATTTGTCGTCCTTTCAATAACAACCCAAAGGTTTATTGGAACCAGATTGCCCTTGAACTTAGAAAACTCCCAAACGCTTGCCAGTCCACCCTAGTGCTGAAGCCCAACATGTGCCAAAAGGCTCCCACAGATGCTCACATGAAGCAAGTAGCTTCCAGCATGAAGGCAAACCAGAATCCTAGCCAGCAAGCAGATACAGCCAATCAGGGGAAATCAATCCAGAAACCCTCAGCTTCTTTAAAGCAAGTTAAAGAAACCCAGGCAGGGAAAAGCTCTGCCAAAAAAGCAGGGAGACCTAAACCATCTACACAACCTCTTGTAAAACCAACACAGCATGGACAAGGGTCTGAAAATGATACTGAAGTAATGAAGTTGGCACGAGAGCATTGCTGGGAATCACTGCACGCTTTCTGCTCCTACATCATCAGCATCTTTAAAGGTTAAGAATTGCTTCAGGTAAAGCTCCCTCTTCAATAATATACAGCCATAACAGAATCTCTTcacattgtttttttaaattaagcttagGGCTCTTTAAAGAATGTAGATAGGGATTGTATACTGTGTAATGAATTCAGAAACTATCAGATAGGAAGAATTTGTTCACCTTGAAGATTTAAACTTGTTGACGGTTAAGTGACCTAGTGCCTAATCCTATGAGATGTTGAACAGTATAATCTCTCATTTGTAGTCAGTGGGAGTCAGGGGACCCTAGTACCCCTCAAGATTGGGCCTTTAGTAAGAATTAAAATGGAGTGCCTGCTATCTTAGTTAATAATAAATAGTACTATTTTCAGAATTACTTTCCAGTACACTTCTGTGTGTGATACAATTCTTAACCCAGCAGCTCATCAACTCCACTTGTATAAACTGGATTTATTTTTCGCCCCAAATGCATGCTGCTTTGATTTAAACTAATGAGAtggcataatttttttaatgtattgcaTTCATCTAAAAGCACAATTTAGAAAGACATGCAGATTCTGAGAACACTAGGGTTGTTAAGCAAAACTGCGCGCTAATATTTAATTaacttttaaactattttatgGAGTTTAGAAAAGTTACTTAATTTACATACATAAACCAAAACAGACAATTATTTGAATATTTCTTGTGGAAATGAGAGGCGATCACATGCTAAATCTTTGCTGCTATAGTTTGGGCATAAAGACAAAGCCTTCACAGATGTAATCGGAGTTGTTCCCACTTACATTTTACCTCTGAGACTAACAACAGCTGGCTACAAAACCTGACAAACTTTCCACAGGAATGGAAATGTGTACAGCGTGAGCCAGAAAGTAAGTTAGTTTTAGGCGTGCTTAGACTGCGGAAGATTCCAAGTGTGCTTAATAAGGTAAATTGCTAAAtgactaatttttattttttttttttttattttgcagagcAAATTTCTTACAGCTGAAGAGAGTTCCCTACTGGAGTTTAATATCCTTTTTTAGACTAAAGTTTTAGTTTCAAAATGGGACCATAGCTATAAATCTTGTAATTACTTTTTTCCTTTGCACTTCTAAAATTAAACCATTTTAACAAGTTTTCAAGACAGTCACCAAAGATGCATGAAATTGGACTGATTGTACTGAAATTATTAAGATAAACTCTCCTATATAAATTCTTTGATTCTTCTAAATATAGTTATAATATATAGGAACATGACTGCATTTAATCTGAGATGTCAggttaacttttttaaaaggctgtacTTTGCTACATTTTACTATTTGTGCAACTTTATTTTAATGAGCATTTATAGAGAGATGAAAGTTGTAAATAATGCTCCAGTTTATGCAACCAATAAAAGAATGGTTTTTGAAACTATCCTTGTGTGTTTTGCTGCAATCTTAAATATAAAGACCTGTGCGTCCAAACAGTGATTTACATAATGCCAATGCCAGTGTCTGAGGGACTGGGGTAGCGTATCAGGGGAGGAGGAAACCACAGATCTCAGACTGAAGTGGCAAGTGCTTGTCCATGCTGTGATACTGAGAAACTTCAGTTGCAAAAACTGAATGGAAAAATTACAGTATAAATATACAGTCCAAAATAGAGTATAAAACAGAGACAGCCTACAgaattatgctttttttttaaattcatcgCTATTACAAACATGTAATGAATAATCTTCACTTGTTCTTGACTCCAAATGCTGGTACTTGCAGGAAGGATTTGGAAAGGGAGAATAGAATATTCAGCTTCTTGCAAACTTACAGATCTGTGCACTTGCAAAATTACACATTACTTCCACACAAACATCAATGTCAAAAATCCAGCCAAATGCTGAAAGGATTAACTTGTCTTCGTTTTAGGCTATTAGAGTTTACAAAACATTATTATTAGTCCTCTGAAATAGTTGTAACAAGTAGCCCACTTTGCCCTAAGACACGTAACTGGAAAAACTGATAAGGTTTGTTTCataccctgattctgcaaatatttAGCGTCTTGTGCAACTTTACTCACAGATGTGTCTTATACTGAAATGCTAACTAGGAGAGAGTtttggagaaagaaaaacaagtgtAAAAATTAAGAGAGAATCTTTAATAGTACAGGATTAGTACAGTAGCAAGTACACAGAAGGGAGGGAAACATTTGCCAAATAGCTTAATGTAAATGCATGTGCCAGGTCTAAATGCTGATAAAACAGGTGCTCAAGGAAGCTTAAATTTGATCTCTGTTTTAAAGTTAACGTAACTATCACCAGTAATTTCAGTTATCTATCCTAGCTTTCTGCTTCCTGTGGGGGGAATCCTGATAGGTACCTCCAAACATGGGGAGAGGTGAATGCAGTTTTATATCCAATTCTCAAACTGTTCTATCATGCCTATTACTCTGGTCTTTGGGCACCATACAAAGCAATCTTTTAGGGGAATAGACTTataaatatgtaagtaaattCTGGTAAGAAACAAAACATGATCTTTTAGAGAGAATCAGGTTCCAGTGTGTTTATCATACTGTAAATCTTTTCTTGGAGACTGCACATGGCTGCTCATACTTGAGAACAATATTTACTTCCTAGAATAGCTTCCATTTCTTCTCAAGTCATATTTAGACATAGCAGAACTATTCCAGGAATATGTTTGAATTTTCCAACAAGCAAGGTGTTTGACATGAGTGATTCTGTATGTGAAAATATGCAAATGTGGAGGTACAGGGTGGGTGGAAGGCTTGAGAAATGAGGCCCAGGAAAAGGAGCAGAAGAACTTGAGTGAATTGAAAGTTGTCAATTTTAAATAGCGGGACATCAGGGAACAGTTACTCTGAAAGGAATGGCAGTCTGGGAATGCCAACACTTATTACAAGTggtctttaaaaatgtgtatgagtgtgtgtgtgtgtgtgtgtgtgtgtgtgtgtatatatatataatattatagcTTTGCAGCTTGAATTCTGCCCCCCCTcgcctcccccctaccccccaagtTCCTGCTACCTGCAAAGTAAACGTTAGTGTGTTTTTTCTTTAGCAAGGCAGGCATCCTTCCCTTTGAACAGCACAAAACTTTACTTTAGCTTGCAGACTTAATGGCTATAGGCACATTCTCCAGAAGCTTTCTTCCTGCGTAAATATGACACTGACCAACTGCAGAGCTGAAGTGTTAGTGTGCAGGGCAGTGAAAATGGATGGCTGTCCAGGTCATAAGAGCATTGGCAACTACTCTGGGAGGGTCAGCTGAGCAAGCACATCCTGAGAGGAGCTTAGATGCCATCATGATGCCAGTGTGTGAGTTGAGGGAAAGAGGAACAGGAAGTGGTCATCCCAGTAAGAAACTGCAAGTGGAAATCAGAGGGGACTCCGTATAGTCTGCCTTTCAGATCCCAGCCAGCCAAAACTTCACTGAATGTTAGAGGACTCCAAATAAAAATTGAGCTTTCAAATCAATTAAAACTAAAGGCTAGAAATGAAAGAGGACTGCACACTCTTGTTGGAATTATCATTATTTTTGACACAGTATGAAACCTCTCGCTTCCTAAAACTTCAGAGTTATTCCTATGCTGGACATGATGGCCACTTGAAGCTTCAAAGAAGCTGTGGAATAGAGTTCTGGTCCAGCTGCTACCACCTGAGCTACAGGAGAATCCACATTAGCTGCTCTCTAATagaatttttgttgtttgtatgaGCTTTCTCAACTTCATACAGCTATGTAAAAGCACCAACTTCTAACAATAAATGAAACAAATTAAGATGATAGGACCCATCTACTAAAAATTGTCCTGTAGCACAACAGCTCCATCCCTTTGTCTTCACCCTCAACAACTCCACACAGAAGAAGTCTAAGTAAAAACAGATGAGTGGAGAGTGCCTTGAAGGGTCAACAAACCTAGCTTCTGTTGAAGTAGGAGGGAAAGTGCGcttggcagccaggagcccttcACAGAGACAACCCTGCTGCTAGCATGCTCCCAATTAAGCAGGGGGGTCTGTTCAATTTGAGTACCTCTGTTGATGGCAGCTGCCATGGTATCATGCTCagagggcatgatccaaagcccatggaagtttCAAGTAATTTCAATGACTTTTGGATCTGATCTCGAGAGTGTGGGGGTGTCCTGCAAGGAGCTAGGAGCGCAAACTATATAGAGCTTTATAGGTCAAAGCAAACTGCATCTAGAAATCAATATGCAGCCAGTGAAGCTTGTAAGTGTATTGTGCTCATTGTGTGGAAACACTGCTTAATAAGCAGTCTTCCAAATTCCACACTGCCTACGGTTTCCAGTTGATCTGAAGATATAGCCACATATAGGTCACAATGCAGTTGTCTAGCTTTGAAGTGAAGGTGGCATGTAGAGCTCTAGCAAGGTGTGCCATAGCAAGAAGAGGATGCAACTTGTTCTTGCCAAATACAAATGAATAAGTACTTTTGGGAATTGTAGCTACCCTCTTATCCAGAAGGAGCTGCGGGTTGATGACTCTCAGGCTGCGAACCTTGTAATGGGGGACAGATGAAATTTTCTTTTCGGTGGGGGCTGTTTTCTTTCTTGTCCTCTCTCTCTGTAAGCAGTATCTCCACTACTTCTGGGTGGAGTCTTAGCCAGCTAGTCGTCTTCATTCTACATTCCAGTCTCTGTGAGAACATTCCATTACACTGAAAGGTTAGGAAGAGAGCTGGGTGTCATTAACTCACCAAAGAAACCATAATGCTATTAAGCCTTCTCTCCCCCTGTATACATTGAACAGGAGGGAGGATAATACAGTCCCCTACCAATGATCTGTGTGCTGTAAAACAGTATAGGACCTATGACACACATTTGAACACCTTATTCTGAAAAACAGAGAGCATTTTGGTACCATACCAGAGGGTAGGCACCTTCAATCAGTTAGATTACATTAGGCAATGGTATGTGTACACAGTAGTCAGGTAATTATTACAATCTTGCTTTCAAACATTATAAAATTGGCTGTTAATTGGTCATGTTCCATTCTCCTCTAATAGCATTATAATTGTATCAATTAAATTTCCATTTAATTGCTCGTGTTTAAAACGGCAAATGCACAGTTATGAAACTATTTTGGTGTAAAAGTGCCATTCATTCATGAAAGGAACATTTCAAAACCATTTGCTAGAAGTTCAGTGCAGTTTGCAAGCACTCTGTGAATGAATGAAtcctcctttgtttgttttaggtTAACCTGTTGGTCCCCACACAAGACAGGGAAATCTACACAAGTGGAGATTCAGTCTCTTTATTTTCTTGGCAGGCAACTGAAGGTAGTGCTGGGAACCAGGAAGACCTGAGTTCCAGACATAGCTTTCCCAGGGACTCAGAGTTGTCAGGCAAGCCATGTGACCTTTGTGTGtctccttatctgtaaaatgaggttgGTAACAGTCTTACATGGGTGAGTGCCATGAAGACTTGCAGTGTTTTGAAAAGGTAAAGCACTCAATAAATGCCGACTATTTTAAAAAAGCCCAACAAAATACCCAGAAAGGATACGTGTATTACACAC of Natator depressus isolate rNatDep1 chromosome 4, rNatDep2.hap1, whole genome shotgun sequence contains these proteins:
- the FGFBP2 gene encoding fibroblast growth factor-binding protein 2 translates to MKTVILLLMMFCCMGGLGQKQTQKKRSNGEEIHFQTKVKDACTMNMSGNGEMKLRIECKNQGKSYWCEYTGKPSICRPFNNNPKVYWNQIALELRKLPNACQSTLVLKPNMCQKAPTDAHMKQVASSMKANQNPSQQADTANQGKSIQKPSASLKQVKETQAGKSSAKKAGRPKPSTQPLVKPTQHGQGSENDTEVMKLAREHCWESLHAFCSYIISIFKG